The nucleotide sequence AAAGAACGTGCAAATGGCAAATGCCGGGCCCTTTGATCGCTCTGAAATCTCCCATCTTCGCTCTGATTTTTTGAATCATATCGATGATGAGCTGAAACAGAGGGATCCACTGATTGTGGTGGTGGACTGTAGTTCACCAGAGCGCATCGGCCACCTTGCAGATGAGATCAAGGGGCTTACCACGGTAGTGTTCGATCACCACAGTAGTGGTGAGCAGTTTGGCACCTATCGCTATATTGTGCCCCGCTCGGTCTCCACGACTTTGATCATCATGCAACTCTACAAAGCGCTGGATGTGGAGATTTCCCAAGAGATTGCTGAGCACCTGTTCTTTGGGTTTGCCACCGATTCCGGGTTTTTCCGCTTCATCAACGCTTATCGAGGAGAGACACTTCGCCTTGCGGCCGAGCTTGTCGATCTTGGGGTCTCTCCCAATGTGATGAATGACCGCATGACAGGGGGCAAGAGCTTTGGGTATATTAAGTACCTGGGAAAGCTTATCGATCGTAGTGAAAGCTTGTTCGATGGAAAGGTGATGATATCCTCGAGTTGTCTCGAGGACAGCAAGCAGTACATCACCACCGATAAGCCAAGCGATTCTCTTTACACCATGTTGCTCTCAGTACAGGGAGTTGAGGTAGTCCTTTTCTTCAAGGAGCTGGAGGGGGAAAGAACTGAAGTAGGATTCCGCTCCTCTCACCAAAGCAGCATTAATGTGGGAGCCTTAGCAGAAAGCTTTGGAGGTGGTGGACACAAGAAGGCAGCTGGTGCCACGGTCAATAAACCAATAAAGGAAACCAGGAAACTGCTTCTGGAAGCTGTTGAGAAAATGCTGAAAGCATAACTTGGCATACACATTGCATGGGTATGTGCATCACCCCACAAGGAGGCACCCATGCAATGGATACCCATCTCTGCCAAGGAGAGCAAGAAATTGACTGATCAGGTGGTTTGTTACCAGAAAGATCGTTCCAATACCACGCTCTATCATACAGTGCACAACAAGACACAGCAAATTCTCTACTCCCTCCCATATCATCTGCATTTACTCGAGGAAGAAGATTGCAGTGACTTTCTCTTGTACTGTTACAAAACTATTGACTACTATCTCACTTCATATAGAATTGGCAGGCTATCCTACATAGGATATCTGTCCCAGGTAGTACGTAAACGAACAAAATATTTCATCTCCCAAAAGCAATCGACTGCCATCAGGGACAGACTCCTCAACGAAACAGAACCATTCATTAATGCTCAACTCTGGAGTGAGCCAGAGATGACCGCAGAGACTGCATCCTATACAACATTCAAAGATCTTCTGGTCTCACAGATGGACTCGCTTCCTGAACTATTCAATCGAATCCTCTATGAACGCAAACCCAGCCAAGAAGTGTTTGATGAACGTCTCCAACAGCTTAAGAGAGAGATCTCGACACCTGTAAACAGAAAACGATTCCTTATCGTGCTTACCCTCTCCCCAGGGCTTGCCAGCCAACATCTACTTGAAAAACTCGCAGACATTCTTGAAGTTGATTCACATCTCCTCTGTCGGTATCTCAACACTGCAAACCTCATGCTTGAAGAGAAGCAACGATGCAAAGAAGCATTCATCTCCACAAGCAACCGACACTTCAGACGATTGCTTGAGATTGAGAATAGTCTTCATACAGAGACTGATTCAAAGGCTCTTGAACGACTGGAAGCATTAAGATGCTGGACTATTGGAGTGTACAAGACAAAAGTAAACCAGATAAGGAAGATGGAGTTCCGCTTAAGTCACTATCAACTAGGAGAATTATTGCATATTCCAAAGGGAACCATCGACAGTTCAGTACACTATATGAAGCGTGTTCTCTCCCAGTATATGGACGAACATTCTGACATTGAGTATCTTTAGAACCATGAATATTTTGTTGGCATCAAACAATGAGCATAAGAAAGAGGAATTTTCCAGAATCCTAACAGGACATACCATCATGCTCCCAGAAGAGCTGGGTATCGATTTTGACTTCGAAGAAGAGGCGGAAACCTTTAGTGAGAATGCACTTGGAAAGGCCAGGGCACTGGCATCCCAGGCACCCGAAGGGTACAAGATCCTGGCAGATGATTCAGGTCTCTGCGTTGACGCACTCGATGGCAGGCCGGGGGTAAGAACCGCCCGATATGGGCTCGAAACCTTCGGGCGAATGCTTGAGAGTGATGAGAGAAACGAGTTCCTCTTGAAAAATCTGGCTCACATTGAAAAGAAAGATGACCGGAGTGCACAGTTTGTATGTGCCTTGGCATTTGTGATGGGGGGGAGAAGAGAGTTCACCTTCTGTGAGGCAGTAGATGGGTTCATTGCCAATGAAAGTTATGGGAGAGGCGGGTTTGGGTATGATCCCGTTTTCATCGTAAAGGAAGCAGGAAGAACCATGGCAGAACTTTCAGAGGAAGAGAAAGACCGCTATAGCCACCGTGGGAAAGCTACCCGTCACTTGATTACCTTGTTAGGAGAAATCTCATGAGTATACAGACACGAGCAGAGCAACTTGAACAGGATACCTGGGACCTTACCAGTCTCTTTGCAAATGCAGCAGATTGGGAAGCAGCAACTGAAGCGATGAAGCAAAGGATCGCTGAGGCGCCCAGTTTGAAGGGATCCCTTGAGAAAGGAAAAGATTCATTCTTAGCTACCATGAGGTGGTATGAAGAGACAGGCATTCTTCTAGAACGCATTTACAACTGGGCCTTCCTGGGTTATGCCTCCGATGCCTCTGACAATACCAATGTCAAACGGTACAGTCTCTCAGCTAGTCTTCTGAGCCAACTCTCTGCTGCCATGGCATTCTTTGACCCCGAACTGCTCGGTATTGCAGATGAGATTATTGATGGATACCTGAATGATAAGGACTTTGCTCCCTACCGTGTCTATATAGAGAAAGCAAGGCGGTTCAAAGCCCATGTGCTCAGTGAGGGTGAGGAGCGTCTCCTCGCTCTGCAAAGTGAAGTTGCTTCCACACCACGGTCCACGTTCAGTGACCTAACCAATGTTGATTTTGACTTTGGTGAGATCGATGGAAAACCCCTTACCCAGAGCTCCTTGAGCTCGTTCCTCATGCAAGAGGATAGAGCAGTGAGGGAACGGGCTTACAGACAGTTCTATGCGGTGTATGAGAAGAGCAAGCATGCCATTGCTCGGCTCTACGAGGGACAGGTAAAGCAGGACATCTTCCGGGCCAAGGCAAGAGGATATGAGAGTTGCAGAGAGATGGCACTGTTCCCGGACAATGTACCGGTATCCGTATATGACAACCTGATCAAGGCGGTACACGATGCACTGCCTACCCTTCATCGCTATTACAAGATGAGGGCTAAGCTCCTTGGCTTGGAGAAACTTTCCCATTGGGATGTCTATGTCCCCTTGGTGAAGGGAGCAACGAGAGAAACCCCTTATGAGGAAGCGGTCTCCATGATTGGGGCAGCACTTACACCGCTCGGCAGTGAGTATGT is from uncultured Sphaerochaeta sp. and encodes:
- the pepF gene encoding oligoendopeptidase F, which translates into the protein MSIQTRAEQLEQDTWDLTSLFANAADWEAATEAMKQRIAEAPSLKGSLEKGKDSFLATMRWYEETGILLERIYNWAFLGYASDASDNTNVKRYSLSASLLSQLSAAMAFFDPELLGIADEIIDGYLNDKDFAPYRVYIEKARRFKAHVLSEGEERLLALQSEVASTPRSTFSDLTNVDFDFGEIDGKPLTQSSLSSFLMQEDRAVRERAYRQFYAVYEKSKHAIARLYEGQVKQDIFRAKARGYESCREMALFPDNVPVSVYDNLIKAVHDALPTLHRYYKMRAKLLGLEKLSHWDVYVPLVKGATRETPYEEAVSMIGAALTPLGSEYVQTITDGLTKDRWVDRYENKGKRSGAFSSGTFTSKPYILLNYKEDVLRDVFTVAHEGGHSMHSHYSAKNNPYFHYDYTIFEAEVASTFNEQLLAKHLIDHASDDRMKAYIIGKQIDDIVATLFRQTMFAEYEMIIHREAEAGVPITLELLRSEYRKLLELYFGDAVSFAEESDLEGLRIPHFYSPFYVYKYATGLSASIALSKKVLNGTEQDRQSYLTFLRSGGSLYPIESLQKAGVDMQQEEPVKDALSTFSSLLDQAERLLS
- the rdgB gene encoding RdgB/HAM1 family non-canonical purine NTP pyrophosphatase, which translates into the protein MNILLASNNEHKKEEFSRILTGHTIMLPEELGIDFDFEEEAETFSENALGKARALASQAPEGYKILADDSGLCVDALDGRPGVRTARYGLETFGRMLESDERNEFLLKNLAHIEKKDDRSAQFVCALAFVMGGRREFTFCEAVDGFIANESYGRGGFGYDPVFIVKEAGRTMAELSEEEKDRYSHRGKATRHLITLLGEIS
- a CDS encoding DHH family phosphoesterase; this encodes MFSYPPIDEEILALLREREEFVVIGHVSPDGDCLSSQMAMNSMLLKMGKNVQMANAGPFDRSEISHLRSDFLNHIDDELKQRDPLIVVVDCSSPERIGHLADEIKGLTTVVFDHHSSGEQFGTYRYIVPRSVSTTLIIMQLYKALDVEISQEIAEHLFFGFATDSGFFRFINAYRGETLRLAAELVDLGVSPNVMNDRMTGGKSFGYIKYLGKLIDRSESLFDGKVMISSSCLEDSKQYITTDKPSDSLYTMLLSVQGVEVVLFFKELEGERTEVGFRSSHQSSINVGALAESFGGGGHKKAAGATVNKPIKETRKLLLEAVEKMLKA